Part of the Sphingobacterium sp. LZ7M1 genome, TTAGGTGAGTTTCCATTGTTGTTGGCTCCTATGGAAGATGTCAGTGATCCTCCATTCCGTTACGTGTGTAAACAGAACGGTGTGGACATGATGTATACTGAGTTTATCTCCTCCGAGGGCCTGATACGTGATGCCGCTAAGTCTCGCCAGAAACTGGACATCTTTGAATATGAAAGACCTATAGGCATACAGATCTTCGGTTCGGATATTGAACACATGCGTCAATCGGCTGAAATCTGCACGGCAGCTAATCCAAACCTAATTGATATCAACTATGGTTGTCCGGTTAAGAATGTAGCTTGTCGTGGCGCTGGCGCTAGCCTATTGCAGGACATCGACAAAATGGTCGCGATGACCAAGGCTGTTGTTGATGCTACCCACCTTCCTGTTACCGTCAAGACGAGATTGGGATGGGACGACAACACCAAAAATGTGTATGAGGTTGCTGAACGCCTGCAAGACATCGGTATCAAGGCGTTGGCTATCCATGGTCGCACCAGGGCGCAGATGTATAAAGGTCAGGCAGACTGGTCGATGATCAAGGACGTGAAAAGGAACCCAAGGATTCAAATCCCAATTTTTGGAAACGGGGATGTTGACTCTGTGGAGAAAGCTGCTGCCTGGAGACAGGAATTTGAAGTTGACGGCATTATGATTGGCAGAGCATCCATCGGCTATCCTTGGATCTTTAGGGAAATCAAGCACTTTTTCAATACTGGAGAACGCCTAGACGGCCCTACGGTATCAGAACGTGTCGATATCTGCCATACCCACCTGACCAAGTCCATTGAATGGAAGGGTGAGAAAACCGGAATTTTTGAAATGAGGAGGCATTATGCCAACTATTTCAAAGGAATTCCTAATTTCAAGGATTATAGAATGAAACTAGTCAGCCTACAGGATGTCAATGAAATCCTGGAAGTACTGGAAGAAATAAGATTTAATTTTGCAGAGGAAGTCGCTTAGGAATAAGCGACTTTTTTTGACTCCATATTTTGCTTATCGCCTTTTCAGGATCTTGAACAAGGTGTTTTTTTCTAAGTAGAACACAGCCCCCAAAAACAGGATAAACAATAGATTGCCTATCCAGAAATGTCCAAAATAAGCAAACCAAGAGACAATCAGTCCCATAAAAAGGTAAGCTAGGATCTTCTTGCTGTTATAGGGAATACTATAGTTCTGCTGTCCCCAGAAATAGGAAAGTCCAACCATCACCACATAGGCACTAGTGGTAGACAATGCGGCTCCTACATAGGAATAGCGAGGAATCAGAATGAGGTTCAAAATAATGGTAATAATCGCCCCTACTCCAGATATATACAGGCCATATCGGGTCTGATCGGATAGTTTGTACCAGATGGACAGGTTCATATACACTCCCAAAAGCACATAATTGAAGAGCAAGATCGGAACGATAAACAGTCCTGACCAATAGGCTTCGGGCTCTAATTTAGATCCCCGTATAAAGGCTTTTAACCAGTCAAGGTTGGCACATAAACCAATCATCACGATGACCATCGCAATGACGAAATATTCCATAATCATGGCATAGGTCTTCCTCGCATTCTCGTTCTTAGCATAAGAAAAGAAGAATGGTTCTGCACCCAATCTAAATGCAGTGACAAACAGGTTTAAGAAAACGGCAATTTTTGCTACCGCCCCATAAACACCAAGGTCCATTTCCCCTTGCTCTCCTGGCACCAACCGCGGGAACATGATCTTATCCAGATTTTCATTGATAATAAAGGAGATATTGGCAATCAAGATCGGGAAAGAATAGCTCAGCATACTCTTGATCAGCTTATTGTCCAGTCGGAATCTAAATCCAGCAATCTGCGGAATCAACAATAGTAAAGTAACCAGACTGGCCATTAAATTGGCAATAAACACATTACCTAACCAGCCTTCACGAAACCAACCTGCACTGAATTCCCTGAAAAATTCCGAGTTCTTGTTCCATTCTGGCAACCATGCCAACAAGGTAAAATTGACAGTGATAAAGACCAAGATGTTGATCAGTTTTACCAAACCATATCGAATTGGCCTCCCCCCTGCTCTCAGTTTGGCAAAAGGCACTACTGCGATCGCATCGGCAGCAATGATCAGCGCAAAGAACTTGACGTACAGAATATAATCAGGTACATTTTCTCCCTCACTTAAAAAATGGGCAATGGGCTCTGTAAAAGTGAACACAGACAAAAGGAAAATTGCTGTGGTAAATAGGGTAATCAAGAAACTATTGTCGAATACACGATCTTTATCAGCGTCCTCCTTTTGCAGATAACGGAAAAAAGTCGTTTCCATTCCAAATGCTATGACAGCATTCAGCAGGGAAGCATATGAAAAAAGATTGGTGAAAACTCCGTACACGGAGGTACGAAACTTCCCTGTAAAGAAAGGGGTCATCAAGAACCCAAGCATTCGGGATAAGATGGTCGAGAGACCATAGATCATCGTATCGCTGACAAATTTCTTAACTACCGACACGCTTATTTGATTTTCTTAACGACTTCGAAATTGCGGAATCCCTTGATTTCATTGGATTCTTCATATTCCACATGGACAACTTCAGCATGTTCAGGCCCCTCCTGACAAAAGTCTATTAAAGACTCTAGGGCGAAAACATCGCCCTCAGCTTCTATATAAACAGATCCATCAGGTTTGTTCATCACAAAACCTTTTACCTTCAATTGGTCAGCAACAGCTTTTGTCGAAGCCCTGAAAAAGACTCCTTGAACTTTACCTTGAACCTTAATATTCCAATGTTTCATGAATACAAAGGTAAAAGAAGAAATAGAATTAGAAACTATCTAATTCTTCTAACCTTAACTTTCGGGTTCAGTTTGAATGTATCCATTCCTTCCAATAACACCAAGCCTGGTTTCTTGCCTACTTCCAAAGACCCTAATTCGCTTTCTAGGTTCAATGCTTTAGCACCGTTCAAGGTAGCCCATTTGATAGTCTCATTGAAGTCCAAATCCGGAAACTCTTGGTGGATAACCTTTAATTCCTCTAAAATATCCAATGTATCGTTTGACGCTAAACTGTCGGTACCAATCACGATGTCATGGCCTCCCAACAAGAAATTGTCGATTTTAGGAATTCTATCTTCAATATATAAGTTGGCTTTTGGACAGAAACAGAAATAAACCGATCTACCCATTCTATCCACAAAATCCAGGTCCTTAATCGAAGTATATGTATTGTGCACTAGGATCAATTTATTCTTGCTAGGGATATAGGGCAAAAATGATTGCAGGGAGTTTCTAGCTTGGGCCCTAAAATCTTCCATCACCATGTCCATCTTCTTGAAAAACTCCAAGAACTCGCCTTTTTTATAACGGAAAAGCTTGTTCTCTTCATCACTTTCCTGATTGTGGATACTGATGATATTATCTTCGCTGATTGCTTTTTTCAAGGTCTTAAATAAGAATTTAGAACCAGAATAAGGCGCGTGAGGGGTGATTGAGGAATGTTTGTAATCAAAATGGAACTCAATTTCCTTAGCATTGTCGATTCTTGTAACAACATCTTCCTTATTGGTTGCCATTACTTCAACAAAAGTATGGTATTTGATAGGGCTATTTTCCTTGATCTTAGCGGTAACTGCTGAGTTCACGTGGTCGCCGACAGCTTGGATTCCGTTTTCATACATCATTTTGTCAGCTTCTTCCATGGCAGCTTCCAACTTGCTTTCATGGTTTCCGCGTTCGTTGATTACATTAGAAAGGAAGTTAGGTAATCCTGTACTTCTAGGCACAACACCTAATAAATGGGAAAGTTCTAGATGACAATGAGCATTTACAAATCCAGGAATTAAAGCTCCTTTGAATTGTTCCACTAAATTTTCATCTATTTCACCTGGATTGAAAACACCTTTCACAATCCCTTGATCATCCATCGCGACTACCCCCTTTTTAATAGCAGGCCCGGCAACAGGAAACACAACATCAGCAGCGTAATACTTCATAAGAAATTAATAGTTCCGTTTTTTTAAAGTTAGCGTAATTTGCCCATTGATGGCAATGCAGGCAATTTACAAAAAAATACCATCAGTTTAACTAATAAAATAATAATTACGAATTTGTTACAATAATATTTAAATTTTGTTTTATTTATCCAAAAGGCTAGCTTTGCGCTATCGAATAGGGGTGCCTTGTTGAAAAACACGAACAAAGGCTGAGATTATACCCTGTATTTCAAGTGATTACAAGAAATACATACCTGATCTGGATAATGCCAGCGTAGGGAAAGGGCGGTTAAATAGAACTTGTTGTGACCCCTTACAGCAAGAAAGTTTAACTCTTTAAAACATTTTTTTTATTATGTTTAACAAGCTTTGGGCAACTTTAGCCTTATGTTTGCTAGTACTTGCGAGCTTTGCTCAACAAAACTTCACTGTTAGGGTTTTAGACAAATCTGGAGCACCTGCAGATGCCGCAACTGTGTCCATCGACGGACAATCCAAATCCACCAATAAAGACGGAATTGTCGTTTTTGACAATCTAAGCACAGGCTTTCATGACTTAAAAATTTCTTTTATTGGTTATAAATCCGAGATTTTAAGAATAAATCCGAAAAATCAAGCTAATTTTTCCATTCAATTAAAAGACAACGTGTATGAATTCGAGGAAGTTTATGTAACAGCAACACGTGCGAAAGAAAATTCCGCGACTACTTTTAAAACCATCAATAAGGAAGACATCAAGAAAAACAACCTCGGACAGGATATTCCATATCTCCTGGACCAAACCCCTGGCGTCGTTATAGGTTCTGATGCCGGTGCTGGAATCGGATATACAAATATGACTATCCGTGGATCCGACAATGAACGTATCAATGTCACTTTGAATGGTATCCCATTGAACAACCCCGAAAGCATGGGATCCTTCTTTGTAAACCTTCCTGATTTTGCCTCAAGTACAGAGAGCATTCAGATTCAACGTGGTATCGGAACATCGACCAATGGCCCTGCTGCTTTTGGAGCCTCTTTAAACTTCCAGACCGACGCCCTGGAAACAAAGCCCTACCTAGAGTTCAACAACTCCTTTGGTTCCTATAATTCTTGGAAAAACACCCTAAAAGCTGGGTCAGGACTGATCAGCAATAAATTCGCATTTAATGCTAGGTTATCTAGGATCTCTTCGGATGGCTATGTAGATAGAGCTTCCTCCAATTTAAAATCTTTTTATGTTGATGCAGGAATGTATACTGATAAACATACCTTGAAAGCCACTGTGTTCTCAGGTAAGGAAAAAACTTACCAAGCTTGGTACGGCCTTGCCGAACCATTATTCACTGGCAATAAAGAAAGGATTGAGGAGTACGCCGATAACCTTTGGTTGTTCGACCAAGAGCGTGAGAGATTCTTAAATGGAGATCGAAAATACAACTACTATACTTACGACAATCAGACGGACAACTATACGCAGACGCATGCCCATCTGAATTACTCCTACCGCCCTTCTGAAAAAATGACCTTCAATACGGCGCTTCACTATACCCGCGGTGCAGGATATTATGAAGAATTCAGACCATTGGATGGACTAGACCATTATGGAATTGATCCAGTAGTGGCAAACGGCAATACAATTAAAGATACCGATTTGATAAGGAGAAGGTGGTTGGACAATCATTTCTATGGCTTGACCTATTCCCTGCTCTATAAGCCATCCAACAACCTGAACTTCACTTTCGGTGGTGCTTACAACCAATACAAAGGCGATCACTATGGAGAAGTAATTTGGGCAGATCAAGTCCCACAGGATAAACTCAATGACAGATACTACTTTAGCCATGCCAATAAAAATGACTTCAACTTTTACGCAAAGGCAGATTATAGAGTAGAAAACTTCCTTTTCAATCTGGATGTCCAGTACAGGAACATTGTTTATAATGGAAAAGGTGATGATGATAAGATAAAGGACTTCACGTTTGAGGACACCCACAACTTTATCAACCCCAAAGCAGGCGTTACA contains:
- a CDS encoding TonB-dependent receptor, which encodes MFNKLWATLALCLLVLASFAQQNFTVRVLDKSGAPADAATVSIDGQSKSTNKDGIVVFDNLSTGFHDLKISFIGYKSEILRINPKNQANFSIQLKDNVYEFEEVYVTATRAKENSATTFKTINKEDIKKNNLGQDIPYLLDQTPGVVIGSDAGAGIGYTNMTIRGSDNERINVTLNGIPLNNPESMGSFFVNLPDFASSTESIQIQRGIGTSTNGPAAFGASLNFQTDALETKPYLEFNNSFGSYNSWKNTLKAGSGLISNKFAFNARLSRISSDGYVDRASSNLKSFYVDAGMYTDKHTLKATVFSGKEKTYQAWYGLAEPLFTGNKERIEEYADNLWLFDQERERFLNGDRKYNYYTYDNQTDNYTQTHAHLNYSYRPSEKMTFNTALHYTRGAGYYEEFRPLDGLDHYGIDPVVANGNTIKDTDLIRRRWLDNHFYGLTYSLLYKPSNNLNFTFGGAYNQYKGDHYGEVIWADQVPQDKLNDRYYFSHANKNDFNFYAKADYRVENFLFNLDVQYRNIVYNGKGDDDKIKDFTFEDTHNFINPKAGVTYFLSGNSNLYASYAFASKEPTRNDYVENPIGAIPKTEKMQDIEAGYRYRDENINIGANLYAMLYKDQLIPTGALNDVGSAVRINVDKSYRMGFELDGSWKIHPKFIWSATAALSQNKIKNFVENIPVYSDDFDFVKYDLITHETTDIAKSPAAVLSNNFTYKPIESLSFSFLSKYISRIYLDNTSEVNRSIAPSFVNNFQAIYSFSVFGLKNVDLNLMINNIFNEKYATSGYTYSMIMESVGKRDYFNFYYPQAETNAMLGLNIRF
- a CDS encoding amidohydrolase family protein, with the translated sequence MKYYAADVVFPVAGPAIKKGVVAMDDQGIVKGVFNPGEIDENLVEQFKGALIPGFVNAHCHLELSHLLGVVPRSTGLPNFLSNVINERGNHESKLEAAMEEADKMMYENGIQAVGDHVNSAVTAKIKENSPIKYHTFVEVMATNKEDVVTRIDNAKEIEFHFDYKHSSITPHAPYSGSKFLFKTLKKAISEDNIISIHNQESDEENKLFRYKKGEFLEFFKKMDMVMEDFRAQARNSLQSFLPYIPSKNKLILVHNTYTSIKDLDFVDRMGRSVYFCFCPKANLYIEDRIPKIDNFLLGGHDIVIGTDSLASNDTLDILEELKVIHQEFPDLDFNETIKWATLNGAKALNLESELGSLEVGKKPGLVLLEGMDTFKLNPKVKVRRIR
- a CDS encoding acylphosphatase, with amino-acid sequence MKHWNIKVQGKVQGVFFRASTKAVADQLKVKGFVMNKPDGSVYIEAEGDVFALESLIDFCQEGPEHAEVVHVEYEESNEIKGFRNFEVVKKIK
- a CDS encoding lipopolysaccharide biosynthesis protein; protein product: MSVVKKFVSDTMIYGLSTILSRMLGFLMTPFFTGKFRTSVYGVFTNLFSYASLLNAVIAFGMETTFFRYLQKEDADKDRVFDNSFLITLFTTAIFLLSVFTFTEPIAHFLSEGENVPDYILYVKFFALIIAADAIAVVPFAKLRAGGRPIRYGLVKLINILVFITVNFTLLAWLPEWNKNSEFFREFSAGWFREGWLGNVFIANLMASLVTLLLLIPQIAGFRFRLDNKLIKSMLSYSFPILIANISFIINENLDKIMFPRLVPGEQGEMDLGVYGAVAKIAVFLNLFVTAFRLGAEPFFFSYAKNENARKTYAMIMEYFVIAMVIVMIGLCANLDWLKAFIRGSKLEPEAYWSGLFIVPILLFNYVLLGVYMNLSIWYKLSDQTRYGLYISGVGAIITIILNLILIPRYSYVGAALSTTSAYVVMVGLSYFWGQQNYSIPYNSKKILAYLFMGLIVSWFAYFGHFWIGNLLFILFLGAVFYLEKNTLFKILKRR
- the dusB gene encoding tRNA dihydrouridine synthase DusB, with translation MSVKIGEHIDLGEFPLLLAPMEDVSDPPFRYVCKQNGVDMMYTEFISSEGLIRDAAKSRQKLDIFEYERPIGIQIFGSDIEHMRQSAEICTAANPNLIDINYGCPVKNVACRGAGASLLQDIDKMVAMTKAVVDATHLPVTVKTRLGWDDNTKNVYEVAERLQDIGIKALAIHGRTRAQMYKGQADWSMIKDVKRNPRIQIPIFGNGDVDSVEKAAAWRQEFEVDGIMIGRASIGYPWIFREIKHFFNTGERLDGPTVSERVDICHTHLTKSIEWKGEKTGIFEMRRHYANYFKGIPNFKDYRMKLVSLQDVNEILEVLEEIRFNFAEEVA